One window of the Desulfobotulus mexicanus genome contains the following:
- a CDS encoding 3-isopropylmalate dehydratase small subunit — translation MKSFDGKVAFLDRSDINTDEIIPARYLTEITKEALKPFLMEDLSMEGFNPASGFAGVSVVVSRANFGCGSSREHAPWAFEVNGIYLVIAESFARIFRQNMFNCGMMAVELPKEDIDTLFTRFSGKETFVSVDLEKGLFVFKAGGDTLEISFSVSEFDKSLVKAGGWVDFADKNY, via the coding sequence ATGAAATCCTTTGACGGTAAGGTGGCCTTTCTGGACCGTTCGGATATCAATACCGATGAAATTATTCCTGCCCGCTATCTTACGGAAATTACCAAAGAAGCCCTGAAGCCCTTTCTTATGGAAGATCTGAGTATGGAAGGCTTTAATCCTGCCTCAGGTTTTGCCGGGGTTTCCGTTGTTGTGAGCCGGGCAAATTTCGGGTGCGGATCTTCCCGGGAACATGCGCCATGGGCCTTTGAGGTGAACGGCATTTATCTGGTTATAGCCGAAAGCTTTGCAAGGATTTTCCGGCAGAATATGTTTAACTGCGGCATGATGGCTGTGGAGTTGCCAAAGGAAGATATTGATACGCTCTTTACCCGTTTTTCAGGAAAGGAAACCTTTGTTTCCGTGGATCTGGAAAAAGGGCTTTTTGTTTTTAAGGCTGGTGGGGATACCCTTGAGATTTCATTCAGTGTTTCGGAATTTGACAAAAGTCTGGTCAAGGCCGGAGGCTGGGTGGATTTTGCAGATAAAAACTACTGA
- a CDS encoding HAD-IA family hydrolase has product MNNIRMPELVLLDFGGVIAEEGFKAAMVDLALEQKKDPEALKRMAFDLVYATGFTTGKIRDKDFWKALREKSGIIGSDKDLTAFVHDRFIVRPSMLYLSARLRLKGIRTAILSDQTHWLDELDERDGFFPCFDRIFNSYYSGITKKDTEFFLQVLDAMEVRPEKALFVDDHRPHVERALSLGMDAIWYQEEKAFREEVQKRFPFVLFDSP; this is encoded by the coding sequence ATGAATAATATCCGGATGCCGGAACTGGTGCTTCTGGATTTTGGCGGTGTCATTGCAGAGGAGGGTTTTAAAGCGGCCATGGTGGATCTTGCCCTGGAACAGAAAAAAGATCCCGAAGCCTTGAAACGCATGGCCTTTGATCTGGTCTATGCCACGGGTTTTACCACAGGAAAGATTCGGGATAAGGATTTCTGGAAGGCCTTAAGGGAAAAATCCGGTATAATCGGCAGCGATAAAGATCTGACAGCCTTTGTACATGACCGTTTTATTGTACGCCCATCCATGCTTTATCTTTCTGCCCGACTTCGCTTGAAGGGTATCCGCACAGCCATTCTCAGTGACCAGACCCACTGGCTGGATGAACTGGATGAGCGGGACGGTTTTTTTCCCTGTTTTGACAGGATATTTAATTCCTATTATTCGGGTATAACCAAAAAGGATACAGAGTTTTTCCTGCAGGTTCTGGATGCCATGGAGGTGAGACCGGAAAAGGCTCTTTTTGTAGATGATCACAGGCCCCATGTGGAGAGGGCTTTAAGTCTTGGCATGGATGCCATCTGGTATCAGGAGGAGAAGGCTTTCAGGGAAGAAGTGCAGAAACGTTTTCCCTTTGTACTCTTTGATTCGCCATAA
- a CDS encoding rhodanese-like domain-containing protein, producing the protein MGEKSFEKLWPEEVSSYIRSHREKNYLLVDVREDHEYQEEHIPGALHLPLKDVASRIGGLVKDKAREVIFYCARGVRSEAAALMGRDALGESIRLFSMTGGIAAWEGQILDNPPDLSLFFGSRMQGTPLERAMALEKGAELFYGFLASRWGKGPLGIFLARLGTEEVAHAKILWRFMKKEGSFETAYGQLSTEFSEGGESLESLRAGILALSEGDCIKVLETAMGVELMAYDLYRNLGETAQGEERDAFMTLAQAEKAHMVRLGEAFALCGASD; encoded by the coding sequence ATGGGAGAAAAATCCTTTGAAAAATTGTGGCCGGAGGAGGTTTCATCCTATATCCGGAGTCACAGGGAAAAAAATTATCTCCTTGTGGATGTAAGGGAAGATCATGAGTATCAGGAAGAGCATATTCCGGGAGCTCTGCATCTGCCCCTGAAGGATGTGGCATCAAGGATAGGAGGCCTGGTAAAGGATAAGGCCCGTGAGGTGATTTTCTATTGCGCCCGGGGTGTACGGTCGGAAGCAGCTGCCCTTATGGGCAGGGATGCCCTTGGGGAAAGTATCCGCCTTTTCAGTATGACTGGGGGAATTGCAGCCTGGGAGGGACAGATTCTTGATAATCCACCTGACCTTTCGCTCTTTTTTGGTTCGAGAATGCAGGGAACGCCACTGGAACGGGCCATGGCTTTGGAAAAGGGGGCTGAGCTTTTTTATGGTTTTTTGGCCAGTCGTTGGGGAAAGGGACCTTTGGGTATCTTTCTTGCCAGATTGGGAACTGAAGAGGTGGCCCATGCAAAAATACTGTGGCGTTTTATGAAAAAAGAAGGCTCCTTTGAAACCGCCTATGGGCAGCTCAGCACGGAATTTTCCGAGGGTGGTGAATCTTTGGAAAGCCTTCGGGCAGGAATTCTTGCCCTTAGCGAAGGAGATTGTATCAAGGTACTTGAAACGGCTATGGGTGTTGAACTGATGGCCTATGATCTGTACAGAAACTTAGGAGAAACTGCGCAAGGAGAGGAAAGGGATGCCTTTATGACTCTGGCCCAGGCGGAAAAAGCCCATATGGTGCGTCTTGGAGAAGCCTTTGCCCTTTGCGGAGCATCTGATTAA
- a CDS encoding phosphoribosyl-ATP diphosphatase: MKRFEELFAELQEKARTGNPDSGTVAALGQGKHFIGKKILEEAGEVWMASEYEGREKTAEEISQLLYHVQVMMLACDLSLEDVYKYL; encoded by the coding sequence ATGAAACGTTTTGAAGAGCTTTTTGCAGAACTGCAGGAAAAGGCCAGAACGGGGAATCCGGATTCCGGAACTGTTGCAGCACTGGGGCAGGGTAAACATTTTATTGGAAAAAAAATTCTTGAAGAGGCCGGAGAAGTCTGGATGGCTTCGGAATACGAAGGCCGGGAGAAAACTGCTGAGGAGATTTCCCAGCTCCTTTATCATGTGCAGGTCATGATGCTGGCCTGTGACTTAAGCCTTGAGGACGTGTACAAATATTTATAA